In one window of Pseudobdellovibrionaceae bacterium DNA:
- a CDS encoding serine/threonine protein kinase, with protein sequence MFELAVKNPKKFYELDPNEVMQALDAAGFSPTGEYMQLNSFENRVFDLRLEPGTSSEELRDRVIAKFYRPGRWSKEAILEEHQFLLELKQAGLPTVAPLQQKNGSTLSEYHGMFVGLFPKFFGRMPEELFIEDYHAIGRSLAQLHNVGARQSAKHRPYLNTDTAGWPALDFLEDWVSPEVWQRYEEAATEIFEYLESAIDENEFIRIHGDCHRGNLLHSDAAGEKPVFFFVDFDDFCMGPPAQDFWMLFTGGEDSKVEQEEILSGYEELREFDFRQTRLFEPLRGLRIVRYAAWIASRWQDPTFPQLFPQFKDFNYWAEETEALEKIAWGL encoded by the coding sequence ATGTTTGAGTTGGCTGTTAAAAACCCAAAGAAATTCTACGAGCTTGATCCCAATGAGGTGATGCAGGCCCTTGATGCCGCGGGGTTTTCCCCCACGGGTGAATATATGCAGCTGAACTCCTTTGAGAACAGGGTGTTTGATTTACGTCTTGAGCCTGGCACCAGTTCTGAAGAATTACGAGACCGCGTAATAGCAAAATTTTATCGACCCGGCCGGTGGTCAAAAGAGGCTATTCTTGAAGAACACCAATTTCTTTTAGAACTCAAACAGGCTGGATTGCCCACGGTGGCCCCTCTTCAGCAAAAAAACGGCTCTACGCTTTCTGAATACCATGGAATGTTTGTTGGCCTTTTTCCGAAGTTTTTTGGCCGCATGCCTGAAGAGCTTTTTATTGAAGACTACCACGCTATTGGTCGATCTCTAGCCCAGCTTCACAACGTAGGCGCACGGCAATCAGCAAAACACCGCCCCTATCTCAATACAGATACAGCGGGATGGCCGGCTCTTGATTTTTTAGAAGACTGGGTCAGCCCCGAAGTCTGGCAACGGTATGAAGAGGCCGCCACTGAAATATTTGAATATCTTGAAAGCGCAATAGATGAAAATGAGTTTATAAGAATCCACGGCGACTGCCATAGAGGCAATCTGCTACACAGCGATGCCGCCGGGGAAAAGCCTGTGTTTTTCTTTGTGGATTTCGATGATTTTTGCATGGGACCTCCAGCACAAGATTTTTGGATGCTGTTTACTGGCGGTGAGGATTCAAAGGTCGAGCAAGAAGAAATTTTGTCAGGCTATGAAGAACTTAGAGAATTCGACTTCCGTCAAACACGTTTATTTGAGCCCCTAAGAGGGCTTCGCATTGTTCGCTATGCCGCTTGGATTGCCAGCCGCTGGCAAGATCCCACGTTCCCACAGCTTTTTCCACAGTTTAAAGATTTCAATTACTGGGCGGAAGAGACCGAAGCGCTTGAAAAGATCGCTTGGGGGCTTTGA
- a CDS encoding M48 family metallopeptidase, whose translation MGLFSQANSNKFEFRGFSVSVLRRPYQRTIGVTVKPSGLIAVTASKTTPHRLINNFLKKCEPWIEKVQCEYSDLRKKYPKKLGLQGEPYLFKGEVKHLDFAPYLKSKMTFHVGANGLNCYVGQGDWSNAYLIVPQRQVINPIRRFYKNQGRRFLTEWVESYSQQMQLYPKKLSFRSQKTRWGSCSSYGSISLNWRLIAAPVEVAQYVVIHELAHLKYQNHSHQFWNLVEQHCPQWRVHRRWLSENQYEFDFLAESSELHPEDGF comes from the coding sequence ATGGGTTTATTTTCTCAGGCCAACAGTAACAAGTTTGAGTTTCGAGGGTTTTCAGTGAGTGTGCTGAGGCGGCCCTATCAGCGCACCATCGGCGTTACGGTTAAACCCAGCGGACTGATAGCGGTCACAGCATCAAAGACGACTCCCCATCGACTGATTAACAATTTTCTTAAAAAATGCGAACCGTGGATAGAGAAGGTGCAGTGTGAATACTCAGATCTTCGAAAAAAATATCCCAAAAAACTGGGCCTACAAGGCGAGCCTTATTTATTTAAGGGCGAGGTGAAGCATTTGGACTTTGCGCCTTATTTAAAATCCAAAATGACCTTTCACGTGGGCGCAAATGGACTCAACTGCTATGTGGGGCAAGGCGATTGGTCAAACGCCTATTTGATTGTGCCACAGAGGCAGGTGATAAACCCCATTAGGCGGTTTTACAAAAACCAGGGTCGAAGATTTTTAACTGAATGGGTTGAGAGTTATTCCCAGCAGATGCAGCTTTATCCGAAAAAATTGTCGTTTCGTTCACAAAAAACCCGGTGGGGGAGTTGTTCAAGCTATGGATCCATCAGTTTGAACTGGCGCCTGATAGCGGCACCGGTGGAGGTGGCCCAATACGTGGTGATTCACGAGTTGGCCCACTTAAAATATCAAAATCACTCGCACCAGTTCTGGAATTTAGTGGAACAACACTGCCCACAGTGGCGTGTGCACCGTCGATGGTTGAGTGAAAACCAATATGAGTTTGACTTTCTGGCAGAGTCTTCTGAGTTGCATCCGGAGGACGGCTTTTAA
- a CDS encoding TIGR02147 family protein produces the protein MNHNTSEINSRQIKPTAPALGAYTDYRRFLKDFYEFKRASDPQSIRPYSYAHFSAAADIKSPNYLKMIIEGKRNLSKSMVAKFAKALQLTRAETDEFEVLVLYGQAADALEKNRYLKSLSELRVKRKIENGELDGQAWSKVPSWVAFALQALAEQKGVEFTAQNLRQILGGRATVDEIQRTLDMMIKNGDLVRDQESGVISRGLKPAQNTEELPPAAVRKLQAELIYLGMESLLEGRPEEREFGSVTLALTEEEFKQLKFELRHFRKRIYKETLVNREQKPGDRVFQFNIQLFPISEGS, from the coding sequence ATGAATCACAACACATCAGAGATAAACTCACGCCAGATAAAACCCACAGCGCCAGCCTTGGGTGCGTACACGGACTATCGGCGTTTTTTAAAAGACTTCTACGAATTCAAACGCGCCTCAGACCCGCAATCCATCAGGCCTTATTCTTATGCCCATTTCAGTGCGGCGGCCGATATTAAATCACCCAATTATTTAAAGATGATCATCGAGGGCAAAAGAAATCTCTCAAAGTCTATGGTGGCAAAGTTTGCAAAGGCTCTGCAGCTCACTCGGGCTGAGACAGACGAGTTTGAGGTGTTGGTTCTCTACGGACAGGCCGCCGATGCCCTTGAAAAAAACCGTTACCTGAAAAGCCTTTCTGAGCTTCGGGTGAAGAGAAAGATCGAAAACGGTGAGCTTGACGGGCAGGCCTGGAGCAAGGTGCCCTCATGGGTGGCCTTTGCACTTCAAGCCTTAGCTGAGCAAAAGGGTGTGGAGTTCACTGCTCAAAACTTAAGGCAAATTCTTGGCGGTCGAGCCACGGTAGACGAAATCCAACGTACGCTTGATATGATGATCAAAAACGGAGACCTGGTTAGAGATCAAGAATCCGGCGTGATCAGTCGCGGGCTAAAGCCAGCCCAAAACACCGAGGAGCTTCCGCCAGCGGCCGTAAGAAAGCTGCAGGCCGAGCTGATCTACCTTGGTATGGAGTCGTTATTAGAGGGCCGGCCTGAGGAGCGCGAGTTTGGTTCTGTGACCTTGGCGCTCACGGAAGAAGAGTTTAAGCAGCTCAAGTTTGAGCTTCGCCACTTTAGAAAGCGCATCTACAAAGAGACACTGGTCAATAGAGAACAAAAACCAGGCGACCGAGTCTTTCAATTTAATATTCAGTTGTTTCCGATTTCAGAGGGATCTTAG
- a CDS encoding CoA-binding protein has protein sequence MSVKPEEYKNLFATYKKIAIIGLSPKPERDSHKVARYLIDQGFQVVGVRPGCSEILGCAVYPTLADVPGPLEIVDVFRAPEFVPKVASESIRLKAKVLWLQEGVTNADAEETARNAGLVVISDQCIKKIHQSLA, from the coding sequence CTGTCAGTGAAACCCGAAGAGTACAAAAATTTGTTCGCCACCTATAAGAAAATTGCCATTATCGGCCTCAGCCCGAAGCCGGAACGGGATAGCCATAAGGTGGCCCGTTATCTGATTGACCAGGGATTTCAGGTAGTGGGCGTACGCCCGGGCTGCAGCGAAATCTTAGGCTGTGCCGTCTATCCTACGTTAGCCGATGTTCCCGGCCCCTTAGAAATTGTGGATGTGTTTCGAGCACCGGAGTTCGTACCAAAGGTGGCCAGCGAGTCCATACGCCTTAAGGCTAAGGTGCTTTGGCTGCAAGAGGGTGTTACAAATGCAGACGCCGAAGAAACAGCCCGAAACGCTGGGCTTGTGGTGATCAGTGATCAATGTATTAAGAAAATCCATCAATCACTCGCTTAA
- a CDS encoding helix-turn-helix domain-containing protein, translating into MSKKSGQKHKTKESRTLQFLRQQAGLSTRGAAKASGLKDGIINHLEHGRVRVHPHHLEALLPAYGATRKTYEMFASGKVPLPQDLRKECLEIVQEMSPEQLQTAHPVLQSLSKNN; encoded by the coding sequence ATGTCTAAGAAAAGCGGTCAAAAACACAAAACCAAAGAGAGTCGTACACTCCAATTTCTGCGCCAGCAGGCTGGGCTGAGCACCCGAGGTGCAGCCAAAGCCTCTGGCCTGAAAGATGGGATCATCAACCATCTGGAGCACGGGCGGGTTCGTGTGCATCCTCATCATTTGGAGGCATTGCTCCCAGCATATGGAGCCACACGAAAAACCTATGAGATGTTCGCCTCTGGCAAGGTGCCCTTGCCTCAAGATTTGAGGAAGGAGTGCCTGGAAATCGTCCAAGAGATGTCTCCGGAGCAATTGCAAACAGCTCATCCGGTACTTCAATCACTTTCAAAGAATAACTAG